In one window of Pseudoliparis swirei isolate HS2019 ecotype Mariana Trench chromosome 15, NWPU_hadal_v1, whole genome shotgun sequence DNA:
- the LOC130205730 gene encoding unconventional myosin-XVIIIb has product MFCVYVLVVVVVLLLLCRCVLRFDSELTRALEQADIEREQKDKVSQESTTLGAEVYGLRGRLLESQSEVGRLQKQKDELCAQIRDLSLPVDLASDSLPDLKMKLRLLEGVDLERAQEVASLSGTVQQQQQVHMRFEIEMERMKQMQQKELEDKEEELEDVHKSSHRRLKQLENTVQGGVEGEAGKGSQVGHRDFDVEQKLRRDLRRSHALLADAQLLLSTGEPGQHLPLGGREQLERLHCQLEESEARRLQVESLHDSLSQELENSQLELENLCKLKSVVDEQLSLLQRDKVELLRRLEEDQEDLNELMKKHKALIAQSSSDIAQIRELQAELQEAEKQRHLLREELQQSVSRVQFLEASTVGRSIVSRQEARVCDLENKLEFQRGQVKRFEVLVLRLRDSVVRLGAELEQSAQNEAREKENARYYLQRLQDTRLENQDLVQREQDSSRRRMELDMQVEELNAVRQALQADLETSIRRIVDLQAALEEVESSDESDSESAHTATESWTPKKELDSVSSVGSIGTEDVGEGIRHWLGVPSGGSRGGGSPYGSSTISSQGGRQSLVDTMSTNSFRSCVDPDAEGSEPGGPGPRGLSRAPSSSALSELLDGLRKRRAGGEAGAGAGSTVSLPVYQTTAASTLRRRASALEPADPQEPRPILKPASPLLARAASARSVGDAPASAAKLSRFNSSDSLSAVPSLPRLSSLASPPAARHRPPSLCIPEEDPDEWPRSWATPVQRSPQALRRCMLGSLAAEEGGEGSLGSEPMVFQNRRLVEDRDDAASDILPAIRRAQSASSLAGSLKGRRALSVHFGELPPSTRGGRKSSETESSSSGGSGGSSQGSGSRRRLEKPRGERLEAEGSEAGDVASVMKRYLKKESD; this is encoded by the exons ATGTTCTGTGTCTAtgttttggttgttgttgttgtgttgttgttgttgtgtcgttGTGTGCTCAGGTTCGACAGTGAGCTGACTCGAGCCCTTGAGCAAGCCGACATTGAGCGCGAGCAGAAGGACAAAGTCTCCCAGGAGAGCACGACTCTGGGAGCCGAGGTCTACGGCCTGAGGGGCCGCCTGCTG gagagcCAGTCCGAGGTGGGCCGTCTCCAGAAGCAGAAGGACGAGCTGTGCGCTCAGATCCGTGACCTCAGCCTGCCGGTCGACCTTGCCTCTGATTCGCTGCCCGACCTGAAgatgaagctccgcctcctggagGGCGTCGACCTGGAGCGAGCGCAGGAAGTCGCCTCGCTGAGCGGAACcgtccagcagcagcaacag GTCCACATGCGCTTTGagatagagatggagagaatgaaGCAGATGCAGCAGAAAGAGTTggaggacaaagaggaggagctagAGGACGTCCACAAGTCCTCTCACAGACGA ctgaagCAGTTGGAGAATACAGTGCAGGGAGGAGTAGAAGGagaagcagggaagggaagccag GTGGGGCACAGAGACTTCGACGTGGAGCAGAAGCTGCGGCGCGACCTCAGGAGGAGCCACGCCCTGCTGGCCGACGCCCAGCTGCTCCTCTCCACCGGGGAGCCGGGGCAGCACCTCCCCCTGGGGGGGCGGGAGCAGCTGGAGCGCCTCCACTGCCAG ctggagGAGAGTGAGGCCCGGCGGCTGCAGGTGGAGAGCCTCCAtgattctctctctcaggaGTTGGAGAACTCtcagctggagctggagaacCTCTGCAAGCTGAAGAGTGTG gTGGACGAGCAGCTGTCCCTGCTACAGCGGGACAAGGTGGAGCTCCTGCGGCGCCTGgaggaagaccaggaggacctgaaCGAGCTGATGAAGAAGCACAAGGCGCTCATCGCCCAG TCGTCCAGCGACATCGCTCAGATCAGAGAGCTGCAGGCGGAGCTGCAGGAGGCCGAGAAGCAGAGGCACCTCCTGCGGGAGGAG ctcCAGCAGAGCGTGTCCAGGGTGCAGTTCCTGGAGGCGTCCACCGTGGGGCGCAGCATCGTCAGCAGGCAGGAGGCGCGCGTGTGCGACCTGGAGAACAAGCTGGAGTTCCAGAGAGGGCAGGTCAAGAGGTTTGAG GTGCTGGTGTTGCGTTTGAGGGACAGCGTGGTCCgtctgggggcggagcttgagCAGAGCGCCCAGAACGAGGCCCGGGAGAAGGAGAACGCCCGGTACTACCTGCAGCGCCTCCAGGACACGAGGCTGGAGAaccaggacctggtccagaGGGAGCAGGACAGCAGCCGGCGGCGCATGGAGCTG GacatgcaggtggaggagctgaacGCCGTCAGACAGGCGCTGCAGGCCGACCTCGAGACGTCCATCCGCCGCATCGTGGACCTGCAGGCCgccctggaggaggtggagtccAGCGACGAGAGCGACTCTGAAAG CGCTCACACTGCTACGGAGTCCTGGACTCCAAAGAAAGAGCT GGACTCGGTGTCCAGTGTTGGCTCCATCGGGACAGAGGACGTCGGCGAGGGGATCCGTCATTGGTTGGGAGTCCCCAGCGGAGGGTCCCGCGGGGGGGGCTCCCCGTATGGCAGCAGTACCATCAGCAGCCAAGGGGGGCGCCAGTCTCTGGTGGACACCATGAGCACCAACAGCTTCCG CTCCTGCGTGGATCCCGATGCCGAGGGCTCTGAGCCCGGCGGCCCGGGTCCCAGAGGTCTCAGCCGGGCCCCGTCCTCCTCCGCTCTGTCTGAGCTGCTGGACGGACTCCGGAAGCGGCGAGCCGGCGGCGAAGCGGGCGCCGGCGCCGGCAGCACCGTCTCCCTGCCGGTCTACCAGACCACCGCGGCCTCGACCCTCCGGCGGAGGGCCTCGGCACTCGAGCCCGCCGACCCCCAGGAGCCGCGGCCCATCCTCAAACCGGCCTCGCCGCTCTTGGCCCGCGCCGCCAGCGCTCGCTCCGTCGGCGACGCTCCGGCGTCCGCGGCCAAACTCTCCCGCTTCAACTCCAGCGACTCCCTCTCCGCGGTTCCCTCGCTGCCGCGCCTCTCCTCCTTGGCGTCGCCCCCCGCCGCTCGCCACCGGCCCCCCTCCCTGTGCATCCCGGAGGAGGACCCGGACGAATGGCCGCGCTCCTGGGCGACCCCCGTGCAGCGCTCCCCGCAGGCACTGAGGcggtgcatgctgggtagtCTCGCTGCAGAGGAGGGAGGCGAAGGCTCTCTGGGTTCAGAACCCATGGTCTTCCAGAACCGGCGCCTGGTTGAGGACCGGGACGACGCCGCTTCCGACATCCTGCCCGCCATCCGGAGAGCTCAGTCCGCCAGCAGCCTGGCCGGCTCGCTGAAAGGCCGCCGGGCGCTGAGCGTCCACTTCGGGGAGCTGCCGCCTTCGACCCGCGGCGGCAGGAAGAGCTCCGAGACCGAGTCGTCCAGCTCCGGTGGTTCTGGGGGGAGTTCCCAGGGAAGCGGGTCCAGGCGCCGGCTGGAGAAACCACGGGGAGAACGTCTGGAGGCCGAGGGCAGCGAGGCGGGCGACGTGGCGTCGGTCATGAAGAGATACCTGAAGAAAGAGAGCGACTGA